ATGAAAGCATAAtcataacaatataattatctatctTACCACAATACACCAGCCTTCAGAAGGGCATTTTGAATTTCAGAGGAGATAGAAAGGTGAGCAATGGTCTGCAGGGCAGCATCAATAGCAGCAGGAACAAGCTCAAGTTCAGTGCAGTGAACAATGTCATCAACTAATCCTGAAAATTCGAGCATCTCAGTTCTCGCACTTTCAAACTGACTCAAAACTGAAAAGGTTCGCATTATGTTAGCAACAATAGTAGTGGACGGTTCAGTGGCAGGAGTTGTTGGTTGGACCACACACATGCAACGGGAAAGGAGTGTTGCAAGAAGAGGTATTCCACCATCTCTCACAAGCTCTTCACCATTCAATGATGAAGACTCGCACCTGAAAGTTAAATATGTGGAAATAGCATAAGCAAAAGTACATTTACAAAGTACTTATCTAAAGAAGAATGATATGGAAATTAAAGGCAGATGATGAATTTACATCAACCAAACAAGCTCCGAGGATGCAACTAGAAGATGTGCTCGAtcagaggaaagaaaattcttatcaTCCTTGTCCACTGTAATGGCACTTAAGAGCATAGGATATCCAGCATATTTGAATGGCATCAATACATTCCCATATCGCCTATATAGAATACACTGGTCCTTTTAAGAGAAGCAACAACCTCCAAGTCTGGGGACCTTGCAATCCTTGCATGGTCACCTAAGGAAGAGGAATAAGAAAGCAGTAGatcactaaaaagaaaatatgaaacatggaactcaaatatgaagaaatacAACCAATTAAAGAGGATTGCATTCCGGCCAAAGACATGCCTCATATAAACCCTCATACGTAGGAATCAACTTAGGAATTTTGTCCAACTTTGCTGATCACATTCCAAGAAGTTTACTGATTGCAGAATGAAATATTAGATGCAGGCAACAAAACCAAAGGGAAACCATATGTAAGTAGACCAAACCTCATAGGAAAGCCCTATGATTTACATTTTCACTCCTCCGCAAAAgccacttaaatttatatatttaaatttatttcttggtcCACACCTTAAATTGAGGTAGTATCATAtctaagaattaaatatatatatagagtccCGTGTCCTTCCTAGTTCCATATATTTAAAACCAATACTGATATCCATTTATATGTGTAAAAAAGCATTTGGCTCATCTTGACAGCATAAATACCTTTAGAGCACTTTCTACCAGTCAAATAAACAGCTTAATTGTGAAAACGGCGTCTAAACAAGTCGActaattcatttgaaataagATCTGGCAGCTTATAAGATCCCTTGTCTatatgttctttcttttttctcaagcTTAATCATATAGTCTCCGTTTTCTATGAGTAACGACAGATCCTCACACAGGATCAAGGAATTTGGCATACCTGCAAGCACTCATAAGCATTCTGCACTGCCAGAAACTTCTCCCTCTCTTCAGGATTTTTGTTTGGATGATACTTCATTGCAAGTTTCCTATACTGTCTCTTGAGCTTTTCCTCATCAATATACTCAATCTGCTTTGATATATTAGGTATCTCCTCAACTGACTCAAAACTTGGTTTCTTAGGGGCTTCGTCTCTGGATACTTCATCAATGGAAATCTCTAGTATCTTGCAAGCTTCTTCTTCAGAAAGGTCCGTTGGCCTTCGAGTTAACTCTTCTCTCCACATTACTAGCAATGATTGCAAAAACTCAACATGTTCAACAATAGGCCAATTAGGAAATCTAATTTCATCACATAAGTTTCGAAGATAATAACGATGACACCACATTTCATCTTTCAGCTCTGGATATGTCACTGGTGGCATTGGAGCATAGTCATATAAGGAATGACAATGCTGTGACAATTTCTGAGGGAAATCACCAAGATGCTGAAGAACctaatcaaataaaactgAGAGTTAAATGCAGCACTTATTTGCATTGAGGATGACTCAACTACCACCATGTTTTTGAATGTAAGTACTAAATGTTAACAAAAGATGCTTGGGGTGAAAGACACGTAGCAAACTCCAGTTGCAGATTCAGGGCTACCTGACGGATCAGATTTTCTGCTCGCATCTTGTGTGTCCAAATAATCTCAGGAGTGTCAGAATCAGAAACCATTGCTGCGGCAAAAGCAACTGGGCCGCTACGTTCCAGTACATAAAGCAATGACTCAGGTAAGAGGCCGCCCAAAACACTTCGTTTCACCAAAGGTAGAGAAGAGGAAACtgcagcttcctcaccaccaTGAAAAGCTTGATAAACATGAGTCACTGCGAAGAGTTCGGCAATTGAAATAAGATTAGATCAAGGGTAAGCCAGAGCAAAATAAAATGCGCCTGTACTGTATAATCGGATCATTGCTTTTGGGTTCCTAGTAACTATAGCTTTCAGcagagcagcagcagcatcaaCAATAGTCGGTTCACCAGAAACAATGTGCATATTGATGGAGCCACCATCCAGCCACTGCNNNNNNNNNNNNNNNNNNNNNNNNNNNNNNNNNNNNNNNNNNNNNNNNNNNNNNNNNNNNNNNNNNNNNNNNNNNNNNNNNNNNNNNNNNNNNNNNNNNNNNNNNNNNNNNNNNNNNNNNNNNNNNNNNNNNNNNNNNNNNNNNNNNNNNNNNNNNNNNNNNNNNNNNNNNNNNNNNNNNNNNNNNNNNNNNNNNNNNNNNNNNNNNNNNNNNNNNNNNNNNNNNNNNNNNNNNNNNNNNNNNNNNNNNNNNNNNNNNNNNNNNNNNNNNNNNNNNNNNNNNNNNNNNNNNNNNNNNNNNNNNNNNNNNNNNNNNNNNNNNNNNNNNNNNNNNNNNNNNNNNNNNNNNNNNNNNNNNNNNNNNNNNNNNNNNNNNNNNNNNNNNNNNNNNNNNNNNNNNNNNNNNNNNNNNNNNNNNNNNNNNNNNNNNNNNNNNNNNNNNNNNNNNNNNNNNNNNNNNNNNNCCACCCTCGCATATCCATCAACATAATCCTCGACTTACTATCCCTAAGCGAATACAAATCATAGAACTGCGCAGATtgaaaatctcaaatatttgAGGACAAAGGTTGATGGAACTTATTTGAAACCACATATCAACCTTTACATTTTTCAGGCTCTCCaggtaaataaacaaaagatacAATAATAAGCATAACTTTCTgtttttttagcaattttttattctaataagtgtagattttttcagttggcCAATTTGGGACGAGCACAGACAACCAATAGAAGGACAGgcacttaaaaatattacttgtgCAATA
Above is a window of Sesamum indicum cultivar Zhongzhi No. 13 unplaced genomic scaffold, S_indicum_v1.0 scaffold00184, whole genome shotgun sequence DNA encoding:
- the LOC105179642 gene encoding dnaJ homolog subfamily C GRV2-like, whose protein sequence is MVSDSDTPEIIWTHKMRAENLIRQVLQHLGDFPQKLSQHCHSLYDYAPMPPVTYPELKDEMWCHRYYLRNLCDEIRFPNWPIVEHVEFLQSLLVMWREELTRRPTDLSEEEACKILEISIDEVSRDEAPKKPSFESVEEIPNISKQIEYIDEEKLKRQYRKLAMKYHPNKNPEEREKFLAVQNAYECLQVTMQGLQGPQTWRLLLLLKGPVYSI